From a single Larimichthys crocea isolate SSNF chromosome XIII, L_crocea_2.0, whole genome shotgun sequence genomic region:
- the sh3bp5lb gene encoding SH3 domain-binding protein 5-like produces MEPGTSRENPTDAGCPKPAGVREETPGEEARGGGAGSTGMLKRRGVDANTEEVEEEEEEEEEKAPCGDDADHCVKAGEEGDAGKHEEELDPRIQEELEHLNQASDEINKLELQLDDARSSYRRILTDSARKLNAQGSQLGACIEKARPYYEARRLAKEAQQETQKAALRYERAVSMHTAAREMVYVAEQGLLADRNTMDPTWQEMLNHATAKVNEAEEERLRSEREHQRVTQLCQDAEARVQTLQKALKKVILKSKPYFELKAQFNHILEEHKAKVVQLEGQVAKVKTCYSVALRNLEQISEQIHAQRGRIRASRGRPAVCGGRSSPVGAEAEVRAAVGVHVSSCAGVGGIESDWADGEKTRLWVERHRESGWGQRERLEVEQAGSDCMSVISLQTIASDLEKCDSVEHLGDLSDVGSVLGEEWDCRRKPMERPVSIVVTEEPQQETDDQEKGAVSKEKQESFVKQHHRSVSL; encoded by the exons ATGGAGCCAGGGACCTCGCGTGAAAATCCGACCGACGCGGGGTGCCCTAAACCGGCCGGCGTTcgggaggagaccccgggggaagaagcgagaggaggaggagcaggtagCACCGGGATGCTGAAGCGGAGAGGAGTGGATGCAAACAccgaggaggtggaggaggaggaggaggaggaggaggagaaagctcCGTGTGGGGATGATGCTGATCACTGCGTTAAAGCCGGAGAGGAAGGAGATGCTGGTAAACACGAGGAGGAACTAGACCCCAGGATACAG gaggagctggagcatCTCAACCAGGCCAGTGATGAGATCAACaagctggagctgcagctggat GATGCCAGGTCCAGCTACAGGAGGATTCTTACCGATTCTGCCAGGAAGCTCAACGCGCAGGGCTCTCAGCTCGGGGCGTGCATTGAGAAAGCAAGGCCCTACTATGAAGCCCGAAGACTTGCCAAAGAG GCCCAACAGGAGACCCAGAAGGCTGCTCTGAGATATGAGAGAGCTGTGTCCATGCATACTGCTGCCAGAGAGATGGTGTATGTGGCTGAGCAGGGACTCTTGGCAGACCGGAACACCATGGACCCAACCTGGCAGGAGATGCTCAACCACGCCACTGCCAAG GTGAACGAGGCAGAGGAGGAGCGCCTCCGCAGCGAGCGAGAGCACCAGCGAGTCACACAGCTCTGCCAAGACGCCGAGGCTCGAGTCCAGACCCTCCAGAAAGCCCTGAAGAAGGTCATCCTGAAATCCAAACCTTACTTTGAACTCAAGGCTCAGTTTAATCACATTCTGGAG GAGCATAAGGCTAAAGTAGTACAGCTGGAGGGGCAGGTGGCGAAAGTAAAAACGTGTTACTCGGTGGCCCTGCGGAACCTGGAACAGATCAGCGAGCAGATCCACGCACAGAGGGGGCGAATCAGGGCCAGCAGGGGCCGTCCTGCGGTCTGCGGCGGCCGGAGCTCCCCTGTAGGCGCCGAGGCTGAGGTCAGAGCTGCCGTCGGGGTTCACGTCAGCAGCTGCGCGGGAGTCGGCGGCATAGAGAGCGACTGGGCGGACGGCGAGAAAACCAGGCTGTGGGTggagaggcacagagagagcGGCTGGGGTCAGAGGGAACGGCTGGAGGTGGAGCAGGCCGGCTCAGACTGCATGTCAGTCATCAGCTTGCAGACCATCGCCTCCGATCTGGAGAAGTGTGACTCGGTGGAGCACCTGGGCGACCTGAGCGACGTCGGGAGCGTGCTGGGCGAGGAGTGGGACTGCAGGAGGAAGCCCATGGAGAGGCCAGTCAGCATCGTGGTGACCGAGGAGCCCCAGCAGGAGACGGACGACCAGGAGAAGGGAGCGGTTAGCAAAGAGAAGCAGGAGAGCTTCGTCAAACAGCACCACAGAAGTGTTAGTCTATGA